In Treponema denticola, one genomic interval encodes:
- a CDS encoding YicC/YloC family endoribonuclease produces the protein MKSMTGYALTEKTEPNSFISLELKSYNSRYLDLNLNFPFWLSALEPVFRAYFSERIARGKVEVSLRVKDADIDVDILTNTKVAKAYAKAMREVAEAAGISPEIDINRFSEKEGVITIERNIDIPAWENILLPIFEETFIKYDKTRLDEGAVLKKDILSNLDRIYSSIKTIKKYAPKMEEIFCQNIKEKFTELLGSEINEQRIMQEVAVMLVKYTINEEIVRLEAHCDALSLELKRSVPVGKKLDFICQEINREINTIGSKNQMIEMSQSIIEVKDALENIREQSRNVE, from the coding sequence ATGAAAAGTATGACGGGCTATGCCCTTACCGAAAAGACCGAACCTAATTCCTTTATAAGTTTGGAACTAAAAAGTTATAATTCAAGATATTTGGATTTAAATTTAAATTTTCCCTTTTGGCTTTCTGCCCTTGAGCCTGTTTTTAGAGCTTACTTTTCTGAAAGGATAGCCCGCGGGAAGGTTGAGGTTTCCCTCCGTGTAAAGGATGCGGATATAGATGTAGATATCCTTACAAACACTAAGGTTGCAAAGGCCTATGCAAAGGCCATGAGGGAGGTGGCTGAGGCTGCCGGAATAAGTCCCGAAATAGATATAAACCGTTTTTCCGAAAAAGAAGGCGTTATTACAATTGAAAGAAATATAGATATTCCTGCCTGGGAAAATATATTGTTGCCTATTTTTGAAGAAACATTTATAAAATACGATAAAACTAGGCTTGATGAAGGAGCTGTATTAAAAAAAGATATCTTAAGCAATCTGGACAGAATCTATTCTTCTATAAAGACAATAAAAAAGTATGCTCCCAAAATGGAAGAAATTTTTTGTCAAAATATTAAAGAAAAATTTACCGAGCTTTTAGGCAGCGAAATAAATGAACAGCGTATTATGCAGGAAGTTGCCGTAATGCTCGTTAAGTATACAATCAACGAAGAAATTGTCAGGCTTGAAGCCCATTGCGATGCTTTATCCCTTGAGCTTAAACGCAGTGTTCCTGTAGGAAAAAAACTCGACTTTATATGTCAAGAGATAAACAGGGAGATAAACACAATAGGTTCAAAAAATCAGATGATTGAAATGTCTCAGTCTATTATCGAAGTAAAAGATGCTCTTGAAAACATAAGAGAACAAAGCAGGAATGTTGAGTAG
- a CDS encoding RluA family pseudouridine synthase, with protein sequence MGLNKSVPCRSISEKFKVDGLVSPCRIDVYCTETLKNLSRSQLKTGLKSLYVNSQKAKLSRNVQNGDLIELVWDNPIPEYAHPQKLPLNIIYEDKNIIVINKERGMVSHPAGGNWDNTLVNALNYYRLYDSEIKDEFAVALNKLLREEVKTIENLPFDSYRMGIVHRLDKETSGLIITARNLKTEKLLKSFFKKRAVKKYYLAVLDGVPPKNKGRIKTCIFRSSSDRKKFSVSADLSKGKIALSAYKVLKSNGKMSLVLFRIYTGRTHQIRLHAKFMGCPVAGDKVYGKKKTSLEKKTGLVKKTSLEKTGMPLMLHAYKLIIPDTVNSKKEFKAPIPKDFKQILIREALC encoded by the coding sequence ATGGGGCTCAATAAGAGTGTTCCTTGCAGATCCATATCCGAAAAATTTAAGGTTGACGGTCTTGTATCTCCTTGCAGGATTGATGTTTATTGTACCGAAACCTTGAAAAACTTAAGCCGCTCTCAATTAAAGACGGGCTTAAAATCTCTTTATGTAAATTCGCAAAAAGCCAAACTTTCCCGTAATGTACAAAACGGAGACCTTATTGAGCTTGTCTGGGATAATCCGATCCCCGAATATGCCCATCCTCAAAAACTTCCGCTTAATATAATTTATGAAGATAAAAATATAATTGTTATTAACAAGGAAAGGGGTATGGTAAGTCATCCGGCTGGTGGAAATTGGGATAATACCCTTGTAAATGCCTTAAATTATTACAGGCTTTATGATTCCGAAATTAAGGATGAGTTTGCCGTAGCTCTTAATAAGCTTTTAAGGGAAGAAGTAAAAACTATTGAGAATCTTCCCTTCGACTCTTACCGCATGGGTATTGTTCACCGTCTGGATAAGGAAACTTCGGGGCTTATTATTACTGCAAGGAATTTAAAAACCGAAAAGCTTTTAAAATCTTTTTTTAAAAAAAGGGCGGTAAAAAAATATTATCTTGCAGTTCTTGACGGCGTTCCGCCTAAAAATAAGGGCAGGATAAAAACTTGTATTTTTCGATCAAGTTCCGACAGAAAAAAATTTAGTGTTTCTGCCGATTTGTCAAAGGGAAAAATTGCTCTTTCAGCCTATAAGGTTCTGAAATCCAACGGAAAAATGTCCTTGGTTCTTTTTAGGATTTACACAGGCCGGACTCATCAAATCCGCTTACATGCCAAGTTTATGGGATGCCCCGTTGCAGGCGATAAGGTTTACGGCAAAAAAAAGACAAGTCTTGAAAAAAAGACCGGTCTTGTCAAAAAGACAAGTCTTGAAAAGACCGGTATGCCGCTTATGCTTCATGCTTATAAGCTGATAATTCCTGATACCGTAAATTCAAAAAAAGAATTTAAGGCACCTATACCTAAGGATTTTAAACAAATACTGATACGGGAGGCTCTATGTTAA
- the murC gene encoding UDP-N-acetylmuramate--L-alanine ligase: MCQVILPDNLKGFKIYMIGIKGTGMTALAEILVSRGAVVSGSDVPENFYTDDALKKLNIKIFSPFSPDNIPDDTGLVIYSAAYSPDNNEEMYEVEQRDLPKMSYPEAIGALSRHSYSCGIAGVQGKTSTTGITGSILKELKLPVSVLAGSVIKSFGDSCTMLGGSKYFVAETCEYKRHFLNFHPKKIILTGVEPDHQDYYPTYESILTAFLQYIDRLPQFSELFYCADDDGACEAARLSFSSRPDLIFIPYGEKASGDYKLTVSGVRDEKLYFSLAGFSGEFYLQIPGKHNALNAAAAIALSVSLLKEEYGEISVSNVSAIKKAVSSYAGAKRRTELIGKIESKDILIYDDYAHHPTAIKSLLSGLRQFYPKRRIIADFMSHTYTRTEALLEEFASCFGDADMVILHKIFSSAREKYQGQVDAELLFNRTKKYHKNVFFFNEVLDAKKFVLEKLKPGDIFITIGAGNNYVLGTEILKELS; this comes from the coding sequence ATGTGTCAAGTTATTCTACCCGATAATTTAAAAGGTTTTAAGATTTATATGATCGGTATTAAGGGTACGGGAATGACGGCTTTGGCGGAAATTTTGGTTTCGCGTGGAGCCGTGGTTTCAGGAAGTGATGTGCCTGAAAATTTTTATACTGATGATGCTTTAAAAAAACTTAATATAAAAATTTTTTCTCCCTTTTCTCCAGATAATATTCCTGATGATACAGGGCTTGTTATTTATTCGGCTGCCTATTCCCCCGATAATAACGAAGAAATGTATGAGGTAGAACAAAGAGACCTTCCTAAGATGTCTTATCCCGAGGCTATAGGAGCCTTGTCCCGTCATTCCTATTCTTGCGGTATTGCAGGCGTCCAAGGAAAGACCAGTACAACGGGGATTACGGGTTCTATCTTAAAAGAATTAAAACTTCCCGTTTCGGTGTTGGCAGGAAGCGTAATAAAGAGCTTCGGCGATTCATGCACAATGCTCGGCGGTTCAAAATATTTTGTTGCCGAAACTTGCGAATATAAAAGGCATTTTTTAAATTTTCATCCTAAAAAGATAATTTTAACGGGAGTTGAACCGGATCATCAAGATTATTATCCGACCTATGAGTCTATATTGACTGCCTTTTTGCAGTATATAGACAGACTTCCCCAATTCAGCGAGCTCTTTTATTGTGCAGATGATGATGGCGCTTGCGAGGCTGCCCGTTTAAGTTTTTCCAGCAGACCCGATCTTATTTTTATTCCCTATGGGGAAAAAGCTTCGGGAGATTATAAGCTGACTGTTTCAGGCGTACGGGATGAAAAACTTTATTTTTCTCTTGCCGGCTTTTCGGGAGAGTTTTATCTGCAGATTCCGGGAAAACATAATGCCCTAAATGCCGCGGCTGCAATAGCCCTTTCGGTGAGCCTTTTAAAAGAAGAATACGGCGAAATCTCGGTTTCCAATGTTTCTGCCATCAAAAAGGCCGTATCTTCATACGCCGGAGCAAAGAGGCGCACCGAGTTAATAGGTAAGATAGAATCTAAGGATATTTTGATTTATGATGACTATGCCCATCATCCTACAGCCATCAAGTCTCTTTTAAGCGGCTTACGCCAATTTTATCCGAAAAGAAGAATAATTGCAGACTTTATGTCCCATACGTACACTCGGACGGAAGCTCTTTTGGAGGAATTTGCTTCTTGTTTTGGAGATGCCGATATGGTAATTTTGCACAAGATTTTCAGCTCGGCACGTGAAAAATATCAGGGGCAGGTAGATGCAGAGCTCCTTTTTAACAGAACAAAAAAATATCATAAAAATGTCTTTTTCTTTAATGAAGTATTGGATGCAAAAAAATTTGTTTTAGAAAAATTAAAGCCGGGGGATATTTTTATTACAATAGGTGCGGGAAATAATTATGTTCTAGGTACCGAGATTTTAAAAGAACTTAGTTAA
- a CDS encoding bifunctional folylpolyglutamate synthase/dihydrofolate synthase encodes MNTEEFGKWLDAFINYERNANKNEDNLKKMRKFADFFGNPQEDFLSIHIAGSKGKGSVSTMIASILKEAGKKTGLYTSPHVSDFRERMTLAGSFFDDEAYSGSYKKIVEGFGAILKKEPEIDPGWFEIVTLTAFLLFSMQKTDWAVIETGMGGRLDMTNILKPKACVLTPIELEHTQYLGDTLEKIAFEKAGIIKESTPVFCCKQPDEVPAVFKKRAAELNAEFFYIPEILKEPVNYSLSKAGLKIDMEFEKSHYLGSLFKRPISSNLKLLDLIQAENAALAACTVKYLFPEMDEALIEKGLASAWLPARFEILSDNPEIIIDGAHTKNSIALCMSTYTELVKEKGNLIFACAEDKNVKDMVPFFKDNFAKIIVTIPGHSKKSNPELSYKIFQEALKDSSCMIEKDADYEAVIKNEIIECREKKRPLLITGSFYLAAEAKRIHSLLSPQA; translated from the coding sequence ATGAATACAGAAGAATTCGGTAAATGGCTTGATGCCTTTATAAATTATGAGCGGAATGCAAATAAAAATGAAGATAATCTTAAAAAAATGCGGAAATTTGCCGATTTTTTTGGTAATCCTCAAGAGGACTTTTTATCGATTCATATTGCAGGCTCAAAGGGAAAGGGCTCCGTTTCTACTATGATTGCTTCAATCTTAAAAGAAGCCGGAAAAAAAACAGGCCTTTATACATCTCCCCATGTATCGGACTTTAGAGAGAGGATGACCCTGGCAGGAAGTTTTTTTGATGATGAGGCCTATTCCGGCTCTTATAAAAAAATCGTTGAAGGCTTTGGGGCTATACTCAAAAAGGAGCCCGAAATAGATCCCGGTTGGTTTGAAATAGTTACGCTTACGGCCTTTTTGCTTTTTAGTATGCAAAAAACGGATTGGGCGGTTATCGAAACGGGGATGGGCGGAAGGCTTGATATGACAAATATCCTCAAACCTAAGGCCTGCGTTCTAACCCCCATTGAGCTTGAACATACCCAATACTTGGGCGATACCCTCGAAAAAATAGCTTTTGAAAAAGCCGGCATTATAAAAGAAAGCACTCCGGTCTTTTGCTGTAAGCAGCCCGATGAGGTGCCGGCGGTCTTTAAAAAAAGAGCGGCTGAGCTGAATGCGGAATTTTTTTATATCCCCGAAATCCTAAAAGAACCCGTAAACTATAGTCTTTCAAAAGCGGGCTTAAAAATAGATATGGAATTCGAAAAGTCGCATTACTTGGGCAGCCTCTTTAAAAGGCCTATAAGCTCAAACCTAAAACTTCTTGACCTGATTCAGGCGGAAAATGCAGCCCTTGCAGCCTGTACGGTAAAATATCTTTTTCCGGAAATGGATGAGGCTCTTATAGAAAAGGGGCTTGCATCGGCCTGGCTCCCTGCCCGCTTTGAGATTCTTTCGGATAATCCTGAAATTATAATAGACGGAGCCCATACAAAGAACAGCATTGCCCTGTGCATGAGCACCTATACCGAGCTTGTAAAGGAAAAAGGAAATCTCATCTTTGCTTGTGCCGAAGATAAAAATGTAAAGGACATGGTTCCTTTTTTTAAGGATAACTTTGCAAAAATCATCGTTACAATTCCGGGTCATTCAAAAAAAAGCAATCCCGAATTAAGCTATAAAATTTTCCAAGAAGCTCTAAAAGATTCTTCCTGTATGATAGAAAAAGATGCAGACTATGAAGCCGTAATAAAAAATGAGATAATCGAATGTAGAGAAAAAAAGCGGCCTCTTTTGATTACAGGATCATTTTATCTGGCGGCTGAAGCAAAAAGGATACATAGTCTTTTGAGTCCTCAAGCTTAA
- the cmk gene encoding (d)CMP kinase, translated as MKERTYKIPEGKELRVAISGQSGCGNTTVSTLTAKALNLPCINYTFKNIAEELNISFEEVLKRAKKDFSFDKMVDKKQIELASTSSCVLGSRLAIWLLKSADLRVYLRASIDVRAKRIQKREGGDIQKIKADTDLRDMEDTRRYKELYGIDNTEYENADLIIDTDHIGPELIVEKILEALYKKSLLI; from the coding sequence ATGAAAGAGAGAACTTATAAAATCCCTGAAGGTAAAGAGTTGAGAGTTGCAATTTCAGGGCAGTCCGGCTGCGGAAATACTACGGTTTCTACATTAACTGCAAAGGCTTTAAATTTACCATGTATTAATTATACTTTTAAAAATATTGCAGAAGAACTTAATATTTCTTTTGAAGAAGTTCTAAAAAGAGCTAAAAAAGATTTTTCTTTCGATAAAATGGTTGATAAAAAACAGATTGAACTTGCTTCTACAAGCTCCTGTGTTTTGGGATCAAGGTTGGCAATTTGGCTTTTAAAGTCAGCTGACTTGAGAGTTTATCTAAGGGCCTCTATAGATGTCCGCGCAAAAAGAATTCAAAAAAGAGAAGGCGGCGATATACAAAAAATAAAGGCCGATACCGATTTGCGGGATATGGAAGATACACGAAGATACAAAGAGCTGTATGGTATCGATAATACCGAATATGAAAATGCCGATTTGATTATAGATACTGATCATATTGGGCCGGAACTGATAGTTGAAAAAATATTGGAAGCTCTTTATAAAAAAAGTCTTTTAATTTAG
- the rsmA gene encoding 16S rRNA (adenine(1518)-N(6)/adenine(1519)-N(6))-dimethyltransferase RsmA — translation MDSGALLGLPNYDSPAELKALLETLGFAMQKKFGQNFLIDKKTRDSLISFLNLDKGTRVWEVGPGLGAMTYLLLEKGVKLTAFEIDKGFISLLKKFFLENSKQSFTLVEGDVQKNWLPYLKEHGKPDIFFGNLPYNIASELIASTVEAGAVFDTMLFTVQKEAAERITARPDNKNYTAFSVLCSLFYECKIVKTIPASAFWPQPNVESAAVLFKAKKEFAEYKNFKLFIKIVKALFSSRRKNIKNNLGSWMKSNGYGDKIDFVLERSGLSGNLRAESLALYDFLLLSDIISSLDKNK, via the coding sequence ATGGACTCCGGGGCTCTTTTAGGTCTTCCGAATTATGACTCTCCGGCGGAACTCAAGGCTCTTTTAGAGACTCTGGGTTTTGCCATGCAAAAAAAATTCGGCCAAAATTTTTTAATCGATAAAAAGACCCGCGATAGCTTGATTTCCTTTTTAAATCTTGATAAGGGAACAAGGGTTTGGGAAGTAGGCCCCGGGCTTGGGGCTATGACCTATCTTCTTTTAGAAAAGGGAGTTAAGCTTACCGCCTTTGAAATTGACAAGGGCTTTATATCCCTTTTAAAGAAATTCTTTTTAGAAAACTCAAAACAAAGCTTTACTCTTGTTGAAGGGGATGTTCAAAAAAACTGGCTTCCTTACTTAAAAGAGCACGGAAAGCCCGATATTTTTTTCGGCAATCTTCCGTATAACATTGCTTCCGAATTGATTGCTTCTACTGTAGAAGCCGGAGCCGTTTTTGATACAATGCTCTTTACCGTGCAAAAAGAAGCTGCCGAAAGGATTACTGCAAGGCCTGACAATAAAAACTATACGGCATTTTCGGTACTTTGCTCCTTGTTTTATGAGTGCAAGATAGTTAAGACTATTCCTGCCTCAGCCTTTTGGCCCCAGCCCAATGTAGAATCCGCCGCCGTCTTGTTTAAGGCAAAAAAAGAATTTGCAGAATATAAAAACTTTAAGCTTTTTATTAAAATAGTCAAAGCTCTTTTTTCTTCGCGCCGAAAAAATATAAAAAACAATTTGGGTTCGTGGATGAAATCAAACGGGTACGGCGATAAGATCGATTTTGTTTTAGAAAGGTCAGGCTTAAGCGGAAATTTAAGAGCCGAATCCCTTGCCCTATATGATTTTTTGCTTCTTTCTGATATAATTTCTTCTTTGGATAAAAATAAATGA
- a CDS encoding InlB B-repeat-containing protein → MTPKNWSAEVIPSNSAINKPAKTIDGVQCVSSAEEVKVTIKLTNPKNIKLVMPTSPADAGKVISFPGLSTQPTYGTYYTLVQTANDKLELTYKPLFLKDYEWCTKDIGAEITLIAEDGRKFGKKAGFNLKVNTSPPKPTAVLAKTNSASPTYVLCLEVPDMGVSVTGGKLHKDIAQIEINGTSYPLTVSGGDFVKPSDAHFITAVTQLAGYPVPPSGNWVLYYDTQLPVGNAYQPYTVKLKDNKGLVSAVLETGTARPQPPLETVNIARGQQGAGSGSGTSVGSPIIINGETSAPEAQITIQNIAGTTVHCTVQEVVGGSATGAVSPYDGNPVTASLGLGTANEKLYEVKYHTDGTGYTPTSTTTKYYKVLKCHSVTFHANGGTFTDGSTTSTSRTVLVPHNTAAAAPVTPNVPTRAGYTLGSSWYKDQNCTPGQEWNFTTPITANITLYAQWAPNSGTSYRVEHYQELPAEPAGQYPTSPQETENPTGTTGAHITGIYKTYTGFEFASQDPASATIAADGSTVVKVYYKRKTVNVTFNPNGGTISGSTSNVTLSGRFGTSLTVPANPVNTGYTFSGWSPLLSTPPVFPSSNTTYMAQWTANTYTVRFNGNGHTGGTMSNQTFTYNVPQNLTANAFTKTGHTFAGWATSSGSTTVAHANGALVNNLTDAQGGTVDLYAVWTEDHYTVQFCVESGTGTLTAQITGGTSGTSNNSTLQTLASNITYGKTVTFTATPKLAWEVDGWTKDGTPVNGTNTGYTLTVTGNTTVKVKFKKTTTIKSTDPQPWKLLKRAVEIADNNAVITINGEIKATNVGSNSGQIIIEKNITIQGSNNTTDILNANSGGTDAPSTTHRIFMVQSGKTLTLKKLTLKGGQNTTGAFGGAINVTVSGSKAQLENCIIEDCQANKGGAIGCGLGTAVNLTNTIIKNCKGLTPNNAAGIGGAIYASGATVTLIGCTLTGNEAVLKGGAIYAVKADVSPNTPSAVTISGGTIGGTDTNDANKATGTGADEGQGGGIYIGDACSLNLKDSTDPSSGVQSLQILGNRAAKGQGIYAKNTIVTMKDTLQINANNDVYLDDGTKIRADSNLSGFTARITVPDNKYNPSTQVLIAGSGVDLASQAGKFFVTRGGSPAKNWCVGSNGKLTDDPATIFDTISNDLIKAFESNLTTTDYQYSNNNLKGRLIFYKTNNGNYGVMLIADTPSIGADIYNLKFKYKTYSKHDGTILTNGDTTVNGTYSFDLDTGTQSTSTAPLNDTKDFYLYGSMYIEPQNGAKFYVLP, encoded by the coding sequence ATGACCCCGAAGAATTGGTCGGCGGAAGTTATCCCTTCGAATTCAGCCATAAATAAGCCGGCAAAAACAATAGACGGTGTGCAGTGCGTATCATCGGCGGAAGAGGTAAAGGTTACGATTAAACTGACGAACCCCAAAAACATTAAGCTCGTTATGCCTACATCCCCCGCCGATGCAGGAAAGGTTATCAGCTTTCCGGGCCTTTCAACGCAGCCCACATACGGCACTTACTATACTCTAGTTCAAACCGCAAACGATAAACTGGAGCTTACGTATAAACCGCTCTTTTTGAAAGACTACGAGTGGTGTACCAAAGACATCGGAGCTGAAATTACCCTTATAGCCGAGGACGGAAGAAAATTCGGTAAAAAGGCCGGCTTTAACCTCAAAGTGAATACTTCGCCGCCCAAGCCGACCGCCGTTCTTGCAAAGACAAATTCGGCTTCTCCGACTTACGTTTTGTGTCTGGAAGTTCCCGATATGGGTGTATCTGTTACCGGCGGAAAGCTCCACAAAGACATTGCACAGATTGAAATAAACGGCACTTCATACCCGCTGACGGTAAGCGGCGGAGATTTTGTAAAACCTTCCGATGCGCACTTTATTACGGCGGTTACACAGCTTGCAGGTTATCCCGTGCCGCCTTCCGGTAACTGGGTTTTGTACTACGATACCCAGTTACCGGTCGGTAATGCATACCAACCTTACACAGTTAAACTCAAGGACAATAAGGGACTGGTTTCTGCAGTGCTTGAAACGGGAACAGCCCGTCCGCAGCCGCCTCTCGAAACCGTTAATATAGCGCGTGGTCAGCAAGGTGCGGGAAGCGGAAGTGGAACTTCCGTAGGCAGCCCCATCATCATAAACGGGGAAACGAGTGCACCCGAAGCGCAGATTACAATACAAAATATCGCAGGAACAACCGTTCACTGCACGGTACAAGAAGTAGTCGGCGGCTCGGCAACGGGGGCTGTATCGCCGTATGACGGTAATCCCGTTACGGCTTCGCTCGGCTTAGGCACTGCAAACGAAAAGCTTTACGAGGTAAAATATCACACGGACGGCACGGGATATACGCCGACATCGACTACAACGAAGTATTACAAAGTTCTCAAGTGTCATAGCGTTACTTTCCACGCAAACGGCGGCACATTTACGGACGGTTCAACTACATCTACATCGCGTACCGTACTCGTGCCGCACAACACGGCTGCTGCTGCACCCGTTACTCCCAATGTACCTACACGGGCGGGCTATACCTTAGGCAGCAGCTGGTATAAAGACCAAAACTGTACGCCGGGTCAAGAATGGAACTTTACAACACCGATAACCGCCAATATCACGCTTTATGCACAGTGGGCACCGAATAGCGGTACGTCATACAGGGTCGAGCATTATCAGGAGCTTCCTGCCGAGCCGGCAGGACAATATCCTACAAGTCCGCAGGAAACCGAGAACCCGACCGGCACAACGGGAGCTCACATCACCGGAATATATAAAACCTATACGGGTTTTGAGTTTGCGAGCCAAGACCCTGCAAGTGCAACAATCGCGGCGGACGGCAGTACGGTTGTCAAAGTATATTACAAACGCAAGACCGTAAACGTAACGTTCAATCCGAACGGCGGAACCATAAGCGGCAGTACGTCGAATGTAACGCTCTCAGGCAGATTCGGTACGTCGCTCACGGTTCCGGCAAATCCCGTCAATACAGGCTATACCTTTAGCGGCTGGAGTCCCCTATTATCTACACCGCCGGTATTCCCCTCGAGCAATACCACCTACATGGCACAGTGGACGGCAAATACCTACACGGTACGCTTTAACGGCAACGGTCATACGGGCGGTACTATGAGCAATCAGACGTTTACATATAATGTGCCTCAGAATCTTACTGCAAATGCGTTTACAAAGACAGGTCATACCTTTGCCGGCTGGGCAACGAGTTCCGGCAGTACTACTGTGGCACATGCTAACGGAGCTCTGGTAAACAACCTTACCGATGCTCAAGGCGGGACGGTAGACTTGTATGCAGTGTGGACGGAAGACCACTACACGGTACAATTTTGTGTAGAAAGCGGTACCGGAACTCTAACGGCACAGATAACGGGCGGAACTTCCGGAACATCGAACAACTCAACCCTGCAGACCCTTGCTTCAAACATTACGTACGGCAAAACCGTAACCTTTACCGCAACACCCAAACTTGCATGGGAAGTGGACGGCTGGACAAAGGACGGCACTCCGGTAAACGGAACGAATACCGGCTATACGCTTACAGTAACCGGCAATACAACCGTAAAGGTCAAGTTTAAGAAAACGACAACCATAAAATCAACAGACCCGCAGCCGTGGAAACTGCTGAAAAGAGCTGTCGAAATCGCCGACAACAATGCCGTTATCACGATAAACGGCGAAATTAAGGCGACAAACGTCGGCAGCAACTCAGGCCAAATCATCATCGAAAAAAACATCACGATACAGGGCAGCAATAATACTACAGACATCCTGAACGCAAACTCAGGCGGCACGGATGCCCCCTCAACCACACACCGCATTTTCATGGTACAAAGCGGCAAAACACTTACCCTTAAAAAACTGACGCTTAAAGGCGGTCAAAACACAACCGGAGCATTTGGCGGCGCCATTAATGTTACCGTCAGCGGCAGCAAGGCACAGCTTGAGAACTGCATTATCGAAGACTGCCAAGCAAACAAAGGCGGGGCTATCGGATGCGGCTTGGGCACCGCCGTAAACCTTACAAACACAATCATTAAAAACTGCAAAGGGCTCACACCGAACAATGCCGCCGGCATAGGCGGCGCAATCTACGCAAGCGGCGCAACCGTTACCCTGATAGGCTGCACCCTTACGGGCAACGAGGCGGTGCTAAAAGGCGGCGCAATCTACGCGGTAAAGGCCGACGTTTCGCCGAACACTCCGTCCGCCGTAACAATCAGCGGCGGTACCATCGGCGGCACGGATACAAATGACGCAAACAAAGCGACAGGTACCGGAGCAGACGAAGGCCAAGGCGGCGGCATCTATATCGGCGATGCCTGCTCCTTAAATCTGAAAGATTCCACAGACCCATCCTCCGGCGTTCAGAGCTTGCAGATTCTCGGCAATCGGGCGGCAAAAGGCCAAGGCATATACGCAAAAAACACAATAGTAACTATGAAAGATACCTTGCAAATTAACGCAAACAACGACGTGTATTTGGACGACGGCACAAAGATCCGCGCCGACAGCAACTTAAGCGGATTCACAGCGCGCATTACGGTACCGGACAACAAATACAACCCGAGTACGCAGGTGCTGATAGCCGGTTCGGGCGTAGATCTTGCAAGCCAAGCGGGCAAATTCTTCGTAACGCGGGGAGGAAGTCCTGCGAAGAATTGGTGTGTTGGCAGCAACGGTAAACTGACAGATGATCCTGCCACGATTTTTGACACTATTTCGAATGACCTGATAAAAGCATTCGAAAGCAATCTGACTACCACAGATTATCAATACAGTAACAATAACTTGAAAGGTCGCCTTATTTTTTATAAGACAAATAATGGCAACTACGGCGTAATGCTGATAGCCGATACACCGTCTATTGGTGCAGATATTTACAATCTGAAGTTTAAGTATAAAACCTATAGCAAGCATGATGGAACGATACTAACGAATGGTGACACAACTGTGAATGGAACATATAGTTTTGATTTGGACACCGGTACTCAAAGCACGTCAACAGCACCTCTTAATGATACGAAAGACTTTTACCTATATGGCTCAATGTATATCGAGCCGCAAAACGGTGCTAAATTTTATGTGCTGCCGTAA
- a CDS encoding pseudouridine synthase family protein: MLIDCKFSSQVEVIFENDAYAVLYKPRGMPTAPLTEDEEGTLVSWFLKSCPGAASVKGKKDIEAGLVHRLDTATSGLVLIAKNQESYDALNLMQGNDLIKKTYAAFTDVDNEADLNADFSAASLPYRISSQFKAYGPKGKKVLPVFYGMRDFSSTGKMYTTNIIDINNFPPTGNSAPIITCTLTQGFRHQVRAHLASIGLPIYGDPLYNEKFKDFPQEKIDTHSYPLQLYAVGLSFPKPKKNFKLEDSKDYVSFLLQPPDKMIL, from the coding sequence ATGTTAATTGATTGTAAATTTTCTTCTCAAGTTGAAGTTATTTTTGAAAATGATGCTTATGCAGTTCTATATAAGCCTCGCGGGATGCCTACGGCTCCTCTTACGGAAGACGAAGAAGGGACTCTGGTTTCTTGGTTTTTAAAAAGCTGCCCCGGAGCAGCGTCGGTAAAAGGAAAAAAAGATATTGAAGCAGGTCTTGTTCACAGGCTTGATACGGCAACAAGCGGCTTGGTTTTAATAGCAAAAAATCAAGAAAGCTATGATGCCTTAAATTTAATGCAAGGAAACGATTTAATAAAGAAAACCTATGCCGCCTTTACGGATGTTGATAATGAGGCGGATTTAAATGCGGATTTTTCAGCGGCGAGTCTTCCATATAGAATTTCAAGCCAGTTTAAAGCTTATGGGCCTAAAGGAAAAAAAGTTTTACCTGTTTTTTACGGTATGCGAGATTTTTCTTCTACCGGTAAAATGTATACGACCAATATTATCGATATAAATAATTTTCCGCCTACAGGCAATTCGGCACCGATAATAACCTGCACATTAACTCAAGGATTTAGACATCAGGTAAGGGCTCATCTGGCTTCCATAGGGCTGCCTATTTACGGTGATCCATTATACAACGAAAAATTCAAAGATTTTCCGCAAGAAAAAATCGATACACATTCTTATCCCTTGCAATTATATGCCGTAGGTCTTTCTTTTCCTAAGCCTAAAAAAAACTTTAAGCTTGAGGACTCAAAAGACTATGTATCCTTTTTGCTTCAGCCGCCAGATAAAATGATCCTGTAA